Proteins from one Mycobacterium sp. HUMS_12744610 genomic window:
- a CDS encoding IS256 family transposase — MDDLDQQLVGQLVDRARSQGLQLTGEGGLLAQLTKTIIESAAEGELDEHLGYAKHDPAGRDGGNSRNGSRPKTVLTDIGPVEVEMPRDREGTFEPQIVRKRQRRLSGIESLVISLSAKGLTHGEICAHLAEVYGAQVSKQTISTITDRVIEGMSEWQNRPLDAVYPVVFIDAINVKIREGNVANRPIYTALGVTVDGTRDVLGLWAGEHGDGEGSKYWLRVLSEIKNRGVQDVCIVVCDGLKGLPDAIANVWPAAITQTCVIHLLRNSFRYTSKRDWAAIAKDLKLVYTAASESAALDAFAAFAEKWEQRYPAIIKLWENAWAEFVPFLAFDKEIRGVICTTNSVESLNSRIRRAVNARGHFPTEQAALKCVYLAIMSLDPTGKGRQRWMNRWKAPLNAFEIAFPGRLTQGRK, encoded by the coding sequence CTGGACGACCTGGACCAGCAACTGGTCGGGCAGTTGGTGGATCGGGCCCGCTCGCAGGGGCTGCAGCTGACCGGCGAGGGCGGGCTGCTGGCCCAGCTGACCAAGACGATCATCGAGTCCGCAGCCGAGGGCGAGCTCGATGAGCATCTCGGCTACGCCAAACATGACCCGGCCGGCCGTGACGGCGGCAACTCCCGCAACGGCAGCCGCCCCAAGACCGTGCTCACCGACATCGGGCCGGTCGAGGTCGAGATGCCGCGGGACCGCGAGGGCACGTTCGAGCCGCAGATCGTGCGCAAGCGCCAGCGCCGGCTGTCCGGGATTGAGTCGCTGGTGATCTCGTTGTCGGCCAAGGGATTGACCCATGGCGAGATCTGCGCGCACCTGGCCGAGGTGTACGGCGCGCAGGTGTCCAAGCAGACCATCTCCACGATCACCGACCGGGTGATCGAGGGCATGAGCGAGTGGCAGAACCGGCCGCTGGATGCGGTGTATCCGGTGGTGTTCATCGACGCGATCAACGTCAAGATCCGTGAGGGCAACGTGGCCAACCGGCCGATCTACACCGCGCTGGGTGTCACCGTGGATGGCACCCGCGACGTGCTGGGGCTGTGGGCCGGTGAGCACGGCGACGGGGAGGGGTCCAAGTATTGGCTGCGGGTCTTGTCGGAGATCAAGAACAGAGGGGTCCAAGACGTCTGCATCGTGGTGTGCGACGGTCTGAAGGGGCTGCCCGACGCCATCGCCAACGTGTGGCCGGCCGCGATCACCCAGACCTGCGTTATTCACTTGCTGCGCAACAGTTTCCGCTACACCTCGAAGAGGGACTGGGCCGCGATCGCCAAAGACCTCAAGCTGGTCTACACCGCGGCCAGTGAGTCCGCGGCGCTGGACGCGTTCGCCGCGTTCGCCGAGAAATGGGAACAGCGCTACCCGGCGATCATCAAACTGTGGGAGAACGCGTGGGCCGAGTTCGTGCCGTTCCTGGCCTTCGACAAGGAAATCCGCGGCGTGATCTGCACGACCAACAGCGTCGAAAGCCTCAATTCGCGCATCCGCAGGGCGGTCAACGCGCGTGGACACTTCCCGACCGAGCAGGCCGCGCTCAAATGCGTCTACCTGGCGATCATGAGCCTCGACCCCACCGGCAAAGGCCGACAACGCTGGATGAACCGATGGAAGGCACCCCTCAACGCCTTCGAGATCGCCTTCCCCGGACGACTGACCCAAGGCCGAAAGTAA
- a CDS encoding TetR/AcrR family transcriptional regulator — MREQVLDAARALTIEKGWERVRVSEVAELVGVSRPTLYKEFTDKKGLGDALIVREGEQFLDGVRAVLEEHARDAGAGIMAAVRYTLDEAESSPLLKAVLTSNRGTDAGPGSPDTGVLPLLPTSASLLELSSATMIKWFIGHFPGLDAQDVRDVVDALVRLTVSHLVLPTDDAAATAGRISQVALRYLRLDYPSVTD; from the coding sequence ATGCGCGAACAAGTGTTGGACGCTGCGCGGGCCCTGACGATCGAGAAGGGCTGGGAGCGAGTACGGGTGAGTGAAGTCGCCGAGCTGGTGGGTGTCTCTCGTCCGACGCTGTACAAGGAGTTCACCGACAAGAAAGGACTCGGCGACGCGCTGATCGTCCGCGAAGGCGAGCAATTCTTGGATGGCGTTCGCGCGGTGCTCGAAGAGCATGCCCGCGACGCCGGTGCAGGCATCATGGCCGCCGTCCGCTACACCCTGGACGAGGCGGAGTCCAGCCCGTTGCTGAAAGCGGTACTGACCTCCAACCGGGGGACCGACGCCGGGCCCGGGTCGCCCGACACCGGGGTATTGCCGCTGCTGCCGACATCGGCGTCGCTGCTCGAGTTGTCCTCGGCAACGATGATCAAGTGGTTCATCGGCCATTTCCCGGGGCTCGACGCCCAGGATGTACGGGATGTCGTCGACGCCTTGGTCCGGCTGACCGTCAGCCACCTGGTATTGCCCACTGACGACGCCGCAGCCACAGCGGGGCGTATTTCGCAGGTCGCGTTGCGGTATCTGCGACTGGACTACCCATCTGTGACAGATTGA
- a CDS encoding R2-like ligand-binding oxidase, which translates to MRQSNTQVSQHDKEVTIMTRTGYGSLAAGGLNWDSLPLKLFAGGNAKFWDPADIDFSRDRKDWESLSESERDLAVRLCAAFLAGEEAVTQDIQPFMAAMRAEGRLGDEMYLTQFAFEEAKHTQGFRLWLDAVGVTEDLHGYHSPAYRKIFNEELSESLGDLVTDPSPAAQIRAATTYNHIVEGMLALTGYYAWHKICVDRGVLPGMQEFIGRIGDDERRHMAWGTFTCRRHIAADDANWSVFEARMNELIPLGVQMIEELLTPYGDQIPFNLTVEELTRYATDKGMRRLSTIESARGRPVADIDVDYTPVQLEDDFADEDRKALAGTSA; encoded by the coding sequence CTGCGACAGTCCAACACGCAAGTTTCACAGCATGACAAGGAGGTCACTATCATGACACGAACGGGTTACGGCTCGCTGGCTGCGGGCGGACTTAACTGGGATAGCTTGCCGCTCAAGCTGTTCGCCGGGGGCAACGCGAAATTCTGGGATCCGGCCGACATCGACTTCTCCCGCGACCGCAAGGACTGGGAGTCGCTATCAGAGAGCGAACGCGATCTCGCGGTGCGGTTGTGTGCGGCGTTCCTCGCCGGTGAAGAGGCGGTCACACAGGACATCCAACCGTTCATGGCCGCGATGCGGGCCGAGGGCCGGCTGGGTGACGAGATGTATTTGACCCAGTTCGCTTTCGAGGAGGCTAAGCACACTCAGGGGTTCCGGTTATGGCTGGATGCCGTGGGGGTCACCGAGGATTTGCATGGTTATCACTCTCCGGCGTACCGGAAGATTTTCAATGAGGAGCTTTCGGAATCACTTGGCGATCTCGTCACGGATCCCTCGCCGGCCGCCCAGATTCGTGCGGCCACAACTTACAACCACATCGTCGAGGGGATGTTGGCGCTGACCGGATATTATGCCTGGCACAAGATCTGTGTGGACCGCGGCGTTCTTCCCGGTATGCAGGAGTTCATCGGACGCATCGGTGACGACGAGCGCCGCCACATGGCGTGGGGCACCTTCACCTGCCGGCGTCACATCGCCGCCGACGATGCCAACTGGTCGGTGTTCGAAGCACGCATGAACGAGTTGATCCCGTTGGGAGTTCAGATGATCGAAGAACTCCTGACACCCTACGGCGACCAGATCCCGTTCAACCTGACCGTGGAGGAGTTGACTCGTTATGCGACCGACAAGGGAATGCGCAGGTTGAGCACGATCGAGAGCGCGCGGGGGCGTCCGGTTGCCGACATCGATGTCGACTACACGCCGGTTCAGCTCGAAGACGACTTCGCCGATGAGGATCGCAAAGCCCTGGCCGGCACGTCGGCCTAA
- a CDS encoding tyrosine-type recombinase/integrase: MTAESSAAATVIVPAWSWLVGTAQFDRSATLSIAERAALDTLGWDVRHWPQYWKDPRLRRWRAVHRLVLPLAQAVERLEVADGWYHRRSARDAVAVILSGCATLGASFWAWDGPTWAGVLGINGKAFLETYPRWAHTSARSYAIAMAYLFGFTELHLLGNVDRGAVARKVFGRNAVDQAVEQVASVLHGWGQRSPKVSVRTASLVCHAMLLNRSPLLADLSEDALRALRTNMSVPYSLRQNVHSLHRALAALGYVDPPRPPRRLTLAPAEGVDPVWADWVVRWYDTSTLPSSGRKGRRNQMLRMGRWLAAEHPEVQEPGQWTRELCAAWVAAVDRLRIGDYTQNDDSLRDRIGEPLMPRTKSSLLAGARQLFRDCQEWGWISRRFDPARVLATPRSIRALIGPDPRVIADDVWAKLLWAGLNLEHSDVYANPVGRMYPIELLRALALTWLFGGLRSDEIVRLRVGCVRWQREDVALPGDTDQTLDKDAVCLLDVPVHKTGTAFTKPVDPILGQAIAAWEAVRPTQPAVLDRKTSERVHPLFSYRAQGIGRQYLNIRVIPALCTKAGVPTADVRGNITSHRARSTIASQLYNAKEPMTLFELQAWLGHRSPSATQHYAKIAPTTLAKAYSDAGYFARNVRTIEVLVDRDAVVSGAAATGEPWQYYDLGHGYCTYSFFEQCRHRMACARCDFYTPKASSKAQLLEAKENLQRMLASVPLTDDEQAAVDEGQSALDRLLERLIDVATPDETTPREIGIPATATLLPITAVNQGK, encoded by the coding sequence GTGACTGCAGAGTCGTCGGCGGCCGCCACGGTCATAGTTCCCGCGTGGTCCTGGCTGGTCGGCACCGCGCAATTTGATCGCTCCGCGACGCTGTCGATCGCCGAGCGGGCCGCGCTGGACACCCTCGGCTGGGACGTGCGTCACTGGCCGCAGTACTGGAAGGACCCGCGGCTGCGGCGGTGGCGAGCTGTTCACCGACTGGTGCTTCCACTGGCTCAGGCGGTGGAACGCCTTGAGGTAGCTGATGGCTGGTACCACCGCCGGTCGGCCCGAGACGCCGTCGCGGTGATCCTGTCGGGCTGCGCCACGCTCGGGGCCAGCTTCTGGGCCTGGGACGGGCCAACCTGGGCCGGCGTTCTGGGGATCAACGGAAAAGCTTTCCTGGAAACGTATCCGCGATGGGCACACACGTCGGCAAGGTCCTACGCCATCGCCATGGCTTACTTGTTTGGGTTCACCGAACTGCACTTACTGGGCAACGTCGACCGCGGCGCGGTCGCTCGGAAAGTGTTCGGCAGAAACGCCGTCGACCAAGCGGTAGAACAAGTCGCCTCGGTACTGCACGGATGGGGCCAGCGGTCACCAAAAGTGAGCGTGCGGACCGCGAGCCTGGTCTGCCATGCGATGCTGCTCAACCGCAGCCCGCTGCTGGCCGACCTGTCCGAAGACGCGCTGCGGGCACTGCGGACGAACATGTCGGTCCCGTACTCGTTGCGCCAGAACGTCCACAGCCTGCACCGGGCGCTGGCGGCGCTCGGGTATGTTGATCCGCCGCGACCGCCCAGGCGGCTGACTCTGGCGCCGGCCGAGGGCGTGGACCCGGTCTGGGCGGACTGGGTGGTGCGTTGGTACGACACCTCGACTCTTCCATCATCGGGCAGGAAGGGCCGACGCAACCAGATGCTGCGGATGGGACGCTGGCTGGCTGCCGAGCATCCCGAGGTCCAGGAGCCGGGCCAGTGGACGCGAGAGCTGTGCGCGGCCTGGGTCGCCGCTGTCGACCGCCTGCGTATCGGCGACTACACCCAAAACGACGACTCCCTACGAGATCGGATCGGGGAGCCGTTGATGCCGCGCACGAAGAGTAGCCTGCTCGCCGGGGCTCGCCAGCTCTTTCGCGACTGCCAGGAGTGGGGTTGGATCTCCCGACGGTTCGATCCCGCTCGCGTGCTGGCCACCCCGCGCAGCATCCGCGCACTCATCGGCCCCGACCCGCGCGTGATCGCCGACGATGTCTGGGCCAAGCTGCTGTGGGCAGGCCTCAACTTGGAGCACAGCGACGTCTACGCCAACCCGGTCGGCCGTATGTATCCGATCGAGCTTCTCCGGGCATTGGCACTGACCTGGCTGTTCGGTGGACTGCGCAGCGACGAGATCGTCCGACTGCGGGTCGGATGCGTGCGTTGGCAACGTGAAGACGTCGCCCTGCCCGGCGACACCGACCAAACGCTGGACAAGGATGCGGTCTGTTTACTGGATGTCCCGGTGCACAAGACCGGGACCGCGTTCACCAAACCGGTCGACCCGATCCTGGGGCAGGCCATCGCAGCATGGGAGGCCGTCCGGCCGACCCAGCCCGCTGTCCTTGACCGCAAGACCAGCGAACGGGTGCACCCGCTGTTCTCCTACCGCGCACAAGGAATCGGTAGGCAATACCTGAACATCCGCGTCATCCCCGCCCTCTGCACCAAAGCGGGTGTGCCGACCGCCGACGTCCGCGGCAACATCACCAGCCACCGGGCCCGCTCCACCATCGCCAGCCAGCTCTACAACGCCAAAGAGCCCATGACCCTGTTCGAGCTGCAAGCATGGCTTGGTCACCGAAGTCCCTCTGCCACTCAGCATTACGCCAAGATCGCCCCAACTACGTTGGCGAAGGCATACAGCGACGCCGGGTACTTCGCTCGCAACGTCCGCACCATCGAGGTCCTCGTGGACCGCGACGCCGTCGTCTCCGGGGCCGCGGCGACCGGCGAGCCCTGGCAGTACTACGACCTCGGCCACGGCTACTGCACCTACAGCTTCTTCGAGCAATGCAGACACCGAATGGCCTGCGCCCGTTGCGATTTCTACACTCCGAAGGCCTCCAGCAAGGCGCAATTGCTGGAGGCCAAGGAAAACCTCCAGCGCATGCTGGCCAGTGTCCCGCTGACCGACGACGAACAAGCGGCGGTCGACGAGGGACAGAGCGCGCTCGACCGCCTATTGGAACGACTGATCGACGTCGCCACACCCGATGAGACAACCCCACGCGAGATCGGTATCCCAGCGACCGCCACCCTGCTACCGATCACCGCAGTCAACCAGGGCAAATAG
- a CDS encoding tyrosine-type recombinase/integrase: MGTVVLAEKWPVLGRHEQAVIWLRMWADLGRASRTMDAYARGLAEYLEMCERVGVDPLGADRSHIASYVRELGDRPSRRGANVVSIDSGAGLANATLQQRMVPVRLFYDFLVEEGVRESNPVGRGRYTARNRGGAGHQRGLIPRLTKLPWIPTESQWLSLLAVAAGEPARNRVMLALAYDAALRREELCSLRTDDVDPAHRTLQIRAETTKNRLERVVPYSAPTGILLSGYLAHRATLSRARGPLFLSESRRNRAAPLSLWTWSKVVRRLALAADLPQFSTHTTRHLCLTDLARMGWELHAIATFAGHRSTDSTLAYIHLSGRDLADKLSRGMEQIHGWRVRTLARLGEPESGVVEQ, translated from the coding sequence TTGGGCACGGTAGTGCTGGCGGAGAAGTGGCCGGTCCTCGGCCGACACGAGCAGGCGGTCATCTGGCTGCGCATGTGGGCCGATCTTGGGCGTGCGTCCCGGACGATGGACGCCTACGCACGGGGGCTGGCGGAGTACCTGGAGATGTGCGAGCGGGTGGGAGTCGATCCGCTCGGCGCTGACCGGTCCCATATCGCAAGCTATGTAAGGGAATTGGGCGACCGGCCGAGCCGTCGGGGTGCGAACGTGGTCTCGATCGACTCGGGCGCGGGGTTGGCCAACGCCACGCTGCAGCAGCGGATGGTTCCCGTGAGGTTGTTTTACGACTTCCTGGTCGAGGAGGGCGTGCGTGAGTCCAACCCGGTCGGCCGTGGTCGCTACACGGCCCGCAATCGTGGCGGCGCAGGCCATCAGCGTGGCTTGATTCCCCGGTTGACCAAGCTGCCGTGGATTCCCACCGAATCGCAATGGCTGTCGCTGCTGGCGGTGGCCGCCGGGGAGCCGGCCCGCAACCGGGTGATGCTCGCGCTCGCCTATGACGCCGCGCTGCGGCGCGAGGAGCTGTGCTCCCTGCGCACCGATGATGTCGACCCGGCTCACCGGACTCTGCAGATCCGGGCGGAAACGACGAAGAACCGGTTGGAACGGGTGGTGCCCTACTCGGCGCCTACGGGGATACTGCTGTCAGGCTATCTGGCCCACCGAGCGACGCTTTCCCGCGCTCGTGGGCCGTTGTTCTTGTCGGAGTCCCGGCGGAATAGGGCTGCGCCGCTGAGCCTGTGGACGTGGTCGAAGGTCGTCAGGCGGCTGGCGTTGGCGGCCGATCTGCCGCAGTTCTCCACCCATACGACTCGGCACTTGTGCCTGACCGACCTGGCGCGCATGGGCTGGGAGCTGCATGCGATCGCGACATTCGCCGGTCACCGTTCGACAGATTCCACTCTGGCCTATATCCACCTGTCCGGCCGTGATCTTGCCGACAAGCTCAGTCGCGGGATGGAGCAGATTCATGGTTGGCGGGTCCGCACATTGGCCCGGCTCGGCGAACCAGAATCGGGGGTGGTCGAGCAGTGA
- a CDS encoding acyl-CoA dehydrogenase family protein: MNLNSPWRTSELDAVRELAAKFCATELAPHRERFAQQHHVDRALWQRAGDLGLLCMSIPVEYGGGGGTFAHEAVLLEEQARIADSSWGAGLHSGIVAHYVLQYAQEELKQRWLPKMASGELIGAIAMTEPGTGSDLQNITTRAVAEGDDYVISGSKTFITNGQQADLVIVVAKTDPNHGASGISLIVVEADRPGFRRGHVLNKIGQHGQDTSELFFDAVRVPKSHLLGETEGQGFIQLMTQLPQERLIVAVGAVAAMETALQHTLRYTHEREAFGRNLFSFQNTKFTLAEAATETRIARVFLDHCICLHLHGKLDVQTVAMAKWWTTEHAMTVIDNCLQLHGGYGYMNDYPISRLWVDQRVQKIYAGTNEIMKEIIARSL, translated from the coding sequence ATGAACCTCAACTCGCCCTGGCGCACTTCAGAACTCGACGCAGTCCGCGAGCTGGCTGCCAAGTTCTGCGCCACTGAACTCGCACCTCACCGGGAGCGGTTCGCTCAACAGCACCACGTTGACCGGGCGTTGTGGCAGCGCGCCGGAGATCTCGGCCTGCTGTGTATGTCGATACCGGTCGAATACGGCGGTGGCGGCGGAACTTTCGCCCACGAAGCAGTATTACTCGAAGAGCAAGCCCGCATCGCTGACAGCTCGTGGGGCGCGGGCCTGCACAGCGGCATCGTCGCGCACTACGTCCTTCAGTATGCCCAAGAAGAATTAAAGCAGCGCTGGCTGCCTAAAATGGCTTCCGGCGAACTTATCGGTGCGATCGCGATGACCGAGCCCGGCACCGGCTCCGATCTGCAGAATATCACCACGCGAGCAGTAGCGGAGGGCGACGACTATGTGATCAGTGGCTCCAAAACTTTTATCACCAACGGTCAACAAGCTGACCTCGTAATCGTCGTCGCCAAAACTGATCCAAATCACGGAGCCAGCGGCATCTCGTTGATCGTCGTGGAGGCCGACCGGCCCGGGTTCCGCCGCGGGCACGTCTTGAACAAGATCGGCCAGCACGGCCAAGACACCTCCGAACTGTTTTTCGACGCGGTGCGCGTGCCCAAGTCCCACCTGCTCGGCGAAACCGAAGGTCAGGGTTTCATCCAGCTGATGACTCAGCTGCCACAGGAGCGGTTGATCGTCGCAGTCGGTGCCGTCGCCGCCATGGAGACGGCGTTGCAGCACACCTTGCGTTACACCCACGAACGAGAAGCGTTCGGCCGCAATCTGTTCAGCTTTCAGAATACCAAGTTCACGTTGGCTGAAGCCGCCACCGAAACCCGCATCGCGCGTGTCTTCCTCGACCACTGCATCTGTTTGCATCTCCACGGCAAGCTCGATGTGCAAACCGTAGCGATGGCGAAGTGGTGGACGACAGAACACGCGATGACCGTCATCGATAACTGCTTGCAGCTGCATGGCGGCTACGGATACATGAACGACTACCCGATTTCTCGTCTCTGGGTCGACCAGAGAGTCCAGAAAATCTACGCCGGAACTAACGAAATCATGAAAGAGATCATCGCGCGATCCCTGTAG
- a CDS encoding cytochrome P450 produces the protein MTGLLHAPVDKARERLSSVILVPAPRRVEDGWRELSRRWPVRDLAAPPAGSGLKPVPGDPGLPFVGHTLDYIRFGCELGRERYARLGPVTWMGAFGTKMVVIAGPEATQQALTSNAKAFSQDGWSFLIDAFFHRGLMLMSFDEHRMHRRIMQEAFTRPRLAGYVKQVAPCVRATVPAWPTGPSTRLYRLLKNLTLDVATDVFMGGRGKDESEAVNRAFIATVRAASAIVRAPLPGTRYRAGIRGRRVLENYFTRHLPQARSGGSDDLFTALCQARTEDGEQFTDADVINHMIFLMMAAHDTSTITTTAVAYYLAKHPDWQDRVRAQSDVFGDKVLDIDDLEGLTDLDLVIKESLRLLAPVPLVMRKTVEDTAIAGYYIPAGTLVAITPAVNHFVTDVWTEPDRFDPLRFDSQRREDNAHRFAWIPFGGGAHKCIGMHFGMLEVKAILHQMLRTYTWSVRPDYTARWDNTSLPIPVDGLPVDLRRR, from the coding sequence ATGACTGGGTTGTTGCACGCTCCGGTCGATAAGGCCCGCGAGCGCTTGTCGTCGGTGATTTTGGTTCCGGCCCCCCGCCGCGTCGAGGACGGCTGGCGCGAGCTGAGCCGGCGGTGGCCGGTGCGCGATTTGGCGGCTCCACCGGCTGGCAGCGGTCTCAAGCCGGTTCCTGGTGACCCTGGGCTGCCTTTCGTTGGGCACACCTTGGACTACATCCGCTTTGGTTGCGAACTCGGCCGCGAACGCTATGCCCGGCTTGGGCCTGTGACCTGGATGGGAGCTTTCGGCACCAAGATGGTGGTTATCGCCGGACCGGAGGCCACCCAGCAAGCATTGACCAGCAACGCCAAGGCGTTCTCGCAAGACGGCTGGAGCTTCCTCATCGATGCGTTTTTTCATCGCGGACTGATGTTGATGAGCTTCGATGAACACCGGATGCACCGGCGCATCATGCAAGAGGCGTTCACCCGGCCCCGGCTGGCCGGATACGTCAAACAGGTCGCCCCGTGCGTGCGCGCCACCGTTCCGGCCTGGCCGACCGGGCCATCGACTCGCCTGTATCGCCTGCTGAAGAACCTGACACTCGACGTCGCCACCGATGTGTTCATGGGCGGCCGCGGCAAGGATGAAAGCGAGGCGGTCAACCGGGCTTTCATCGCGACCGTCCGCGCTGCTAGCGCCATCGTCCGCGCGCCGCTGCCCGGCACCCGGTATCGGGCCGGGATCCGTGGTCGACGGGTCCTGGAAAACTATTTCACCCGTCACCTGCCCCAGGCTCGCTCCGGAGGCAGCGACGACTTGTTCACCGCGCTGTGTCAGGCCCGCACAGAAGACGGCGAACAGTTCACCGACGCCGACGTCATCAACCACATGATCTTTTTGATGATGGCTGCCCACGACACCTCGACCATCACCACCACCGCCGTCGCCTACTACCTGGCTAAACATCCCGATTGGCAGGACCGGGTGCGCGCCCAATCCGACGTCTTCGGCGACAAGGTTCTCGATATCGACGATTTGGAGGGCTTGACCGACCTCGACCTCGTCATCAAGGAGTCGCTGCGCCTTCTCGCCCCGGTGCCTCTGGTGATGCGCAAGACCGTCGAAGACACCGCTATTGCCGGCTACTACATCCCGGCCGGCACCCTGGTGGCCATCACTCCGGCGGTCAACCACTTCGTCACCGACGTCTGGACCGAGCCCGACCGCTTCGATCCCCTGCGCTTCGACTCACAGCGGCGCGAGGACAACGCGCACCGTTTCGCCTGGATCCCCTTCGGCGGAGGCGCCCACAAATGCATCGGGATGCATTTCGGCATGCTCGAAGTCAAGGCCATCCTGCACCAAATGCTGCGCACCTACACCTGGAGTGTGCGGCCCGACTACACCGCCAGGTGGGACAACACCTCGCTGCCCATCCCCGTCGACGGCCTTCCCGTCGACTTGCGCAGGCGATGA
- a CDS encoding transposase, with amino-acid sequence MQLLNRLWELVSLRLNFFTPTRKAVGYTTTAAGRRKRVYDKPATPWQRLRASGVLDAQQLSNVATRIEGTNPADLTRQINTIQMQLLDLAKAKTEALAAARHIDLQALQPSINRLAKAR; translated from the coding sequence TTGCAGCTGCTCAACCGGTTATGGGAGCTGGTGTCGCTGCGCCTGAATTTCTTCACCCCGACCAGAAAGGCCGTCGGCTACACCACCACCGCGGCCGGTCGCCGTAAGCGCGTCTACGATAAGCCGGCCACCCCGTGGCAGCGTCTGCGGGCATCGGGCGTCCTTGATGCGCAACAGCTTTCGAACGTTGCAACCCGCATCGAAGGCACCAACCCGGCCGATCTGACCCGCCAGATCAACACCATCCAGATGCAGCTGCTGGACCTGGCCAAAGCCAAGACCGAGGCCCTGGCCGCCGCCCGCCACATCGACCTGCAAGCATTACAACCGTCAATCAACCGATTGGCCAAGGCGAGGTAG
- a CDS encoding TetR/AcrR family transcriptional regulator, which translates to MPTVTWARVDPARRAAVIEAAEAEFAAHGFSGGSLNVIARRARVAKGSLFQYFADKRDLYAFVADVASQRVRSYLEVRIRELDPRRPFFDFLTDLLDDWIVYFAEHPRERALHAAVSLEVDTDARVSVRTVVHRHYLEVLRPLVRDAHVRGDLRADADTDALLSLLLLLFPHLALAPYVRGMDPILGLDEPTPEQPQLAVRRLVAVLTHAFASLPSPPMRAKAAAGRGLSYPGSVASR; encoded by the coding sequence ATGCCGACGGTTACTTGGGCGCGTGTCGATCCGGCCCGTCGCGCAGCCGTGATAGAGGCGGCCGAAGCCGAGTTCGCGGCGCATGGGTTTTCAGGCGGCAGCCTGAACGTGATCGCGCGGCGTGCGCGAGTGGCCAAGGGCAGCCTCTTTCAGTATTTCGCTGACAAACGCGACTTGTACGCATTCGTCGCCGACGTGGCTAGCCAGCGGGTGCGGTCTTATCTGGAGGTCCGTATCCGCGAACTTGATCCGCGCCGACCGTTTTTCGACTTCCTGACCGACTTGCTCGACGACTGGATCGTCTATTTCGCTGAGCATCCTCGCGAGCGTGCGCTGCATGCCGCGGTGAGTTTGGAGGTCGATACCGACGCCCGCGTCAGTGTGCGGACCGTGGTTCACCGCCATTACCTGGAGGTGTTGCGGCCCTTGGTGCGCGACGCACATGTACGCGGGGACCTGCGCGCCGACGCCGACACCGATGCGCTGTTGTCGTTGCTGTTGCTGCTTTTCCCGCATCTGGCGCTCGCGCCGTACGTGCGCGGGATGGATCCGATCCTCGGTCTCGACGAGCCCACACCTGAGCAGCCGCAGCTGGCGGTGCGGCGGCTGGTCGCGGTCCTGACGCACGCTTTCGCGTCGTTACCGTCGCCGCCGATGAGAGCCAAAGCTGCGGCCGGACGGGGGCTGTCCTATCCGGGAAGCGTTGCATCGAGATGA
- a CDS encoding integrase catalytic domain-containing protein produces MSAATVDRYLKPARDAMRIKGISTTKPSPLLRNSITIRTCSDEAPETPGVIEADTVAHCGPTLIGEFARTLTMTDVVIGWTENYSIRNNASKWITAGIEELRARFPFPMVTFDSDCGGDFINHEVADWLQDRDITQTRSRPYQKNDQAHVESKNNHVVRIMWNLICHQVRSLFALVDCGDR; encoded by the coding sequence ATGAGCGCGGCCACCGTGGACCGCTACCTCAAACCGGCCCGGGATGCGATGCGCATCAAGGGCATCTCGACGACGAAACCCTCACCGCTGCTGCGTAATTCGATCACCATCCGCACCTGCTCCGACGAGGCGCCCGAGACTCCGGGGGTGATCGAGGCTGACACTGTGGCGCACTGCGGCCCGACGCTGATCGGCGAGTTCGCCCGCACCCTGACCATGACCGACGTCGTCATCGGCTGGACCGAAAACTACTCGATCCGCAACAACGCCTCCAAGTGGATCACCGCCGGCATCGAGGAGTTGCGGGCGCGGTTCCCGTTTCCCATGGTGACCTTCGACTCGGACTGCGGCGGTGACTTCATCAACCACGAGGTCGCCGACTGGTTGCAGGACCGCGACATCACCCAGACCCGCTCGCGGCCCTACCAGAAGAACGACCAGGCCCATGTGGAGTCCAAGAACAACCATGTGGTGCGCATTATGTGGAATCTGATTTGTCATCAAGTTCGGTCCCTATTTGCCCTGGTTGACTGCGGTGATCGGTAG